CCTGCCACGTACATGCAAAACGCTctcaataaaagaaacaaacccaagAAATATGCCTATTTCTTCTTCAGACAGATAAAATTGCTCTTGCTTAAGCTCACACAGTGATAATGGAAGGAGTTGTATgaatccccccccaaaagccaTGGTCAGACACTATTAGAGCTATGACTGTAATCCACGAAACAAGGAGCTGGGGAAATAGCGATGCCTTTAGGTCGCGGGCACTGCTTTGAGGCAGCACAGAAGACTGcccaggtgctgcaggaggctcaGCGAGGCAGCGTGGCTTTGGTATGGAAAGCAAACCCAAACCCACACAAGAGCCAAGGTTACTGCTAAAGGACGAACCCTCTGATAACACAGGTTGCCATGTTCCGAGCAGCGCAGACTGATGGAGTTTGGGTGTCGGAGTCCTTCAGATGCTGTCTTTCAAAGGCAATAGATCCTTGCGATCAAAGGGGAAGAACCAAGACTCCACCATTTCTTACAGTTGCTTCTCATCATCTGCTAGTGACAACTCTTGAAGCTCCAGCCAGCAACTCCCTAATCAAGCCCCAGTTCTCaactaaatatttataaattcgAAATACTGCACTGCAGCAAGCAACGCTGGCATAAATTCCCATCTGTCATCCCCTAATCAACTCCCAGCACAGCGATCAATCTTTTTCAATTTCAGATTATCTCAACTACTTAATACCcagaaaaaacactgcaagaaATGGATACTGCCATCCAGAACAATTTAGGGGCACTGACCTATCCAGCAGCTGTAAGCTGCATGCATTTTATAGCACAGAGATATTTTTATATCTCCGTTATCATCCCAGTCTTCACCCCGACTACAATATTAGAACAAGAATTAGGGTAAATATGGTTAAAATGTGGTCTCTGTCTTAAACGCTCCTGTCCCCTTTCATCCGCAGTAGGTTGCCTTTGCCCACAGAGGAACTCGCAGGGCACTGAGTAGGCAGCCAGGAGTCACGAAGGTGATGGCGCAAGGGCACGGTTGTTCACACGGAACAGCGTTCCCACCCATTCCCCATTTATCGAGCATTAGGCAGCATTTGAGGACACTCCAAGGGCTAACTTAACACTGACTAGGAAATAGACGAAGAACCAAATGAGACTTATTCATGGCTGCTCTGCCCTATagagcctgcagcaggagaaaTACTCCCCAACCCTGTGCTACGACACTGCCACACCGGCAGCTTTCTGCTGCACCCCACTATATATCTGCTTTCACTAAGTCAATGACGTTACTGTATTTCATACCATCCAGCCAGAAAAAGCACTAATGTGATCCCAGGGAAAGCATTTCCAATACAAGATATTGTAACCCTTGCAGAAAAATTGGACAGAGCTTGCATGTACTTTTGTCAGATCAATTTTCTAATCCGGCTCACCAAGCAAAGCTTGCTGGCGTTAGACGGATAACTTGCATTTCAGTACATGCTGTTACTGCCGTTGCTGGGAACTCTGAGAAAGGTGGGGGAGAGGCGACAGGAAAGGCCTGCTCATAAATCTGCtcctgtaggaaaaaaagaaggtgtAGGACCAAACAGCAGGGTCCCCAGAAAGGACAGAAGGGATGGGGAGTGATACTGCTGTGCCTGGGCACAGCGCAGCTCCAGCATCCCTGCAGGAGCTCCTCTGCAAGCGTGGCCAGAATTTACCAGCAGGGGCCAAAGTCCCCAGCTGTCCCCCTCGCTGTGTGCaagctccagctgctggagtgAATCAAATCCAAAGGATTTAAAGCGGAGGTGAGCACCGTGGGTCACATCCAATATCTGCAAAGCCAAGCTATTCAGCCCGGCTAGCCAAAACCAACAGCGACTGGCACAGTCGAGTCAAACCCTCATACTCGAGGATTTCCTTGACAGTACATCACTCACCATACCTCTAGGGCTCATCAGCAGGCACAACAGGTGCATTTTGTAAGCAAGTAAGCAAAAAATGGCACAGCAGTTCTGAGTGCATCACCCCCCCGTCCGCTCTGAGCTGAAATCCATGAGGTTGCATTCCTGTTAACAGAGGACGGATTCAGGAAAATTCTCTTGAAGGTGATTTCAGACTACTGTTGGGAAGATTACATAATTTAACTTGGGGAAGGATTCAGTTGATTGTCGTATTTGGTCTAGTTTTGTTCCAAGatacaaaattaataaattcagCTAATACAGAAATAGGTGACACTTATGAGGGCTATTACTCAAGATCATTCACTCTGCTGCAGTTCATTCCCCTGACGACAGAAATGTGCTCTCAGAAAGCAGACTTCTGAAGGCATTTGTGAAGGAGGAAGTTTTCTCCAGTACCaagtaaaacagttttaaaatgtgcattttcagTTGTAGGACATAAGTCTCAGGTCACCGTTACTATAATGCCTTTAacttcctttctctccagttTGAAGGAATCCTTACTATTATTGCTGATTTGTTTTGGGAAACCCATCAAAGCTTGCAGAAATGTTTGAAGCAGTGAACGCACAGAAGAGGTGATTTATAGAGCACTTATGAAAATGTCAAATACAAACATTTGGCAGTCTGTTATACTGTAAGCTAGTGCTCTGATTTTTAAGCACTACTTCAGGTATTCTAGCCAAGTGATTTAAACTTCTGATGGGAACAATCTTGCCTGTCTCCTTCCAGCCATGCTGCTATTAGGAACTACAGGATTTTTTGTCCTGATTCAAGACTACCCAGTAAGTTCTAGCAAACATAAGCAAGTAGTTAAAATTTGGCTACACCTTACTGCTAAAGCAAAGCTCTCAAGGACTGCAAGGCTTGTTCGTACCCATTGTGGGGAGCTCTGCCAGGCCGGGTGCTGTAGGACCAAGCCCTTTGTAGAGCATTTATATGCacttacatattttaaaatcccTTTTCAACCAGCCAGTAAAGTTTATCTTTAAGTTGAATAGCTGAGTCGCAGCTTTAGAAGTCTGAAACAAACCAGACAGTGAAAACAGCAAAGACAAGATACTGTAGTGCTTCACCGCATTATTATTTAAGTGTCACGGACCACTTCTAGGCATGGGTTAGGTGATGGGTCTGTGTTGTGGCCAGAGAGTTGCAAGCAGAAGCTTTTTCAGGAAACTCAGGGATGTTTACAGTTGTGCTGAGCCAGAACATCCATCATGTCTGATTTGACCAGCAGGATTTCCTTAAAGGCTGTATCACTCCAGAGGCAAAAGACCTTGtaagctggggaaggagctgagctcTGAAGAGCAGCTCTGGATAAGCAAGCAGATCTTTGTTCCAGCAGTGGGAAGAGAGATGCTTccccagagcccatctgtaggaGAGCAGGTCAGacagggctgagctgcaggaggcacatcctgggcagagctgggaacTTCTCAAAGCCTTGCAAAGTGCCTCCAGTTCTCAGGAAGAGCCAGGGACACGTGCTTCCCTGGGAGTCCTCCGATCAATGCAATCCCACTCGAGCCAGATACAGGGCCAGCTTGGGCACAGCAGGTAAGAGGAGAGCTGCTGTCCTACAGCAGCTGTCTCGGCAGCAAGTGCAACTCActgctccctcctgccaccccgcacatgggtgggggcacccagcaccccctgcTCAGGAtgctcctgctgtgcctgcagctgcaaggccagctccgagggggtggcagagggctCCTGGACGCTGCCTAACCCCATATCAGGGCTGAAGGTCCCAGCTTTCTGTCACTTGACCTGGTGTGCAGGGACAAGGAGTGACAGTGTAAggacagctgggagcagggccgCATGCTCCTCTCAGCGTGACAGCTGCTCTGAGGGACCCAGctgcagcattttccttttggtttctTGGATTTTAATAAAGGTCATGTTGCCAAGCGTTTGAACAGAGCCACTGATCCAAGCAATTGCTCAGAAAAGGTAACGTTATGTCTTAATGGCCTAACTGTGTGTTTCTGTCCCCACAGCAAACATCTTGACAGTCATCATCCTTTCCCAGCTCGTGGCTCGCAGGCAGAAGTCCTCCTATAACTATCTTCTAGCTCTAGCTGCTGCTGACATCCTGGTTCTCTTCTTCATCGTCTTTGTTGACTTCCTCATGGAAGATTTCATCTTAAATAAACAGATGCCTCAGGTACTGGACAAAATAATTGAGGTCTTGGAATTTTCTTCCATCCATACCTCCATTTGGATTACTGTTCCACTAACCATCGATAGGTATATAGCTGTGTGCCATCCGCTTAAGTATCATACAGTCTCCTACCCTGCTCGCACTCGAAAAGTCATTGTAAGTGTCTACATCACCTGCTTTTTGACCAGCATTCCCTACTACTGGTGGCCCAACATTTGGATTGAAGACTACATAAGCACATCAATGCATCACGTCCTCATCTGGATCCACTGCTTTACAGTTTACTTGGTGCCCTGCTCCATCTTCTTCATCCTTAATTCGATCATCGTGTACAAGCTGCGACGGAAGAGTAATTTCCGACTGCGAGGGTACTCCACAGGGAAAACAACAGCCATTTTGTTTACTATAACTTCTATTTTTGCCATACTCTGGGCACCAAGAATAATCATGATACTGTATCACCTCTATGTATCGCCTATAAACAACAGCTGGGTGGTACATATTGTGTCAGACATTGCCAATATGCTAGCATTGCTAAACACTGCAATTAATTTCTTCCTCTACTGTTTTATTAGCAAAAGATTTCGCACAATGGCAGCTGCCACACTGAAAGCCTTCTTTAAGTGTCAGAAGCAACCTGTGCAATTCTATACAAACCATAACTTTTCAATAACAAGCAGCCCTTGGATTTCCCCAGCCAACTCTCATTGCATCAAAATGCTTGTTTACCAGTATGATAAGAATGGAAAGCCTATAAAAATATCACCATGAAGAGGGCAATAGCTGGAGTTTCCAGGTGCAAGTTCTTTACAAGTGGTTACATCTTCAGGATGTAATCTGCTGAAATGGCTGTTTTAAAGAGTGgtcatttgatttcatttccCTGGGAGGCTGAGGGCAGATGAGACTGTTAGGAGGGAACAGGAGCACTTGATTTAGGAGCAAGAGCTAGAAGGCAAACGCCTCTGTCTCCTACATAGCATTTTGAACATGCTTCAGAGTTCAAGTCTTAGTGTTCAGTCGCTCGCAAATGTTTTGCATCTAAACACCAGTGCAGTCCAAAGTCTTTGGAGGGGGAAACCCACAACAGTGTTTAATTAAGACCTTtcaaaaccaccaccaaagtCTTACTTGACCATGTAGTTCACCATCGACAGAGCAAATGGATGCTTTTAAGTACTGTGGAAGGTGCCATTTCTGTTGCGTGCACTTGCcaaaaatgtgttctttctGACATGAAATACCGCCACACGGACTTGCTGTCAAGACCTTTTGGCAGGAGGCAGTCTCTGAGACACGAACTGTGACAAGCCCTTTTTAGCTCATTTGAGCGAGCTCAAGGACCGATATATGGCCTGTTACAGCCTTGGCACGGAAAGCAACCCTGCAAGCTGCCAGTGTTCATATGTTTTAAGTTATTTGAGATGTGACCAAGACAGTGGAGCTTGAGGGAGGGAGGTTTCTAGAGCcaagaacaaaagcagcatatttTCCCAGCTATTTCAATTAAGGTGTCTAAAGACTTTCAAGTGTGAGGCCAAATCCTGCCTGATGCAGAGCTCCCACAGAAGCTGGTCCTGTGAGGTTTGGAGTGATTACAGCACTCAGATTCCTTGTTATCCAGTGAAGATTCTCAGTTATCCCCCATGTTCAGGCCtttgggaaatatatatatttaaaacctcaacctaagattttttttcctaacagatTATACCATCCTATTGCAGATTTGCAATTTAATTGTTAACAGACTATTTGTGAAAGAAATCCATTAAATCTGTTAAATACTCAACAGTAAAAGCATAGATCAGTTTCAAATATTTACCTTATTTAAAGCAGCTTAACTTCTCTTCCTCCACACTCAAAAAACAGCATCCCAGCAATGCTGGGTGTAGAAAATGAGATTTACAGAAAGGCTGAAAGGGCATttcttttatctcctttttaGATCTCGGCATGTGGTCTCTCAGAATCACGTACCCCA
This is a stretch of genomic DNA from Anser cygnoides isolate HZ-2024a breed goose chromosome 15, Taihu_goose_T2T_genome, whole genome shotgun sequence. It encodes these proteins:
- the GPR139 gene encoding probable G-protein coupled receptor 139 isoform X3; translation: MLLLGTTGFFVLIQDYPVSSSKHKQVVKIWLHLTAKAKLSRTARLVRTHCGELCQAGCCRTKPFVEHLYTANILTVIILSQLVARRQKSSYNYLLALAAADILVLFFIVFVDFLMEDFILNKQMPQVLDKIIEVLEFSSIHTSIWITVPLTIDRYIAVCHPLKYHTVSYPARTRKVIVSVYITCFLTSIPYYWWPNIWIEDYISTSMHHVLIWIHCFTVYLVPCSIFFILNSIIVYKLRRKSNFRLRGYSTGKTTAILFTITSIFAILWAPRIIMILYHLYVSPINNSWVVHIVSDIANMLALLNTAINFFLYCFISKRFRTMAAATLKAFFKCQKQPVQFYTNHNFSITSSPWISPANSHCIKMLVYQYDKNGKPIKISP
- the GPR139 gene encoding probable G-protein coupled receptor 139 isoform X1, coding for MEHNHLHLHNGSLLAHHRYGCGLGYAPVVYYSLLLCLGLPANILTVIILSQLVARRQKSSYNYLLALAAADILVLFFIVFVDFLMEDFILNKQMPQVLDKIIEVLEFSSIHTSIWITVPLTIDRYIAVCHPLKYHTVSYPARTRKVIVSVYITCFLTSIPYYWWPNIWIEDYISTSMHHVLIWIHCFTVYLVPCSIFFILNSIIVYKLRRKSNFRLRGYSTGKTTAILFTITSIFAILWAPRIIMILYHLYVSPINNSWVVHIVSDIANMLALLNTAINFFLYCFISKRFRTMAAATLKAFFKCQKQPVQFYTNHNFSITSSPWISPANSHCIKMLVYQYDKNGKPIKISP
- the GPR139 gene encoding probable G-protein coupled receptor 139 isoform X2, with protein sequence MEDFILNKQMPQVLDKIIEVLEFSSIHTSIWITVPLTIDRYIAVCHPLKYHTVSYPARTRKVIVSVYITCFLTSIPYYWWPNIWIEDYISTSMHHVLIWIHCFTVYLVPCSIFFILNSIIVYKLRRKSNFRLRGYSTGKTTAILFTITSIFAILWAPRIIMILYHLYVSPINNSWVVHIVSDIANMLALLNTAINFFLYCFISKRFRTMAAATLKAFFKCQKQPVQFYTNHNFSITSSPWISPANSHCIKMLVYQYDKNGKPIKISP